Proteins from a single region of Amyelois transitella isolate CPQ chromosome 31, ilAmyTran1.1, whole genome shotgun sequence:
- the LOC106130076 gene encoding zinc finger protein 568 isoform X6 — translation MDSRINNGICRCCASEGTFKDLATTYHWMGEEEIYAEMLKECFDIQLSAAEDSEQGGICEVCITQLRNASNFKKQVLHTEKQFKKRLQDKLFKSSIVKVEVPGPDDDALESDNDNNDDFSGTEYDVPIKEEEPADEPKPRKRAARATTSRAKKSKTERGETSTKRGRRVKKERDRFQNEVKEGEIRSPFKETLSEKKAKREELKKHHMNLKMILQFSNATPIRCYGGLGYSCFFCDQQFPKPADLKKHTDGTHSTVHNLQFKKRGLGDYFVKLDITALRCKLCQQNVEDIKTLMDHLNSVHDKKIYMNLKDYILAFKFDTEELKCHVCSNMFTKFKKLQEHMNAHYRNFVCDICDAGFVNERHLLTHKECHILGTFNCSFCDKVYDTDRKKKLHEKAVHSVISKNMNRCGCCNQTFKSYLSKQKHLVEAHGVPELKIKCQACEKVFTSRRMFTVHMKRDHLLERPHKCSQCDKSFSSSFTLSNHMLTHTGLKLFKCEVCKKSYGRKKTLREHMRIHNDDRRFKCEHCGQAFIQKCSLKGHLSSKHGLTL, via the exons atggACTCTAGAATAAACAATGGCATTTGCCGGTGTTGTGCTTCAGAAGGAACTTTTAAAGATTTGGCAACCACCTATCATTGGATGGGCGAGGAAGAAATTTATGCCGAAATGTTGAAAGAATGTTTTGATATTCAA CTCAGTGCTGCGGAAGACAGCGAACAAGGCGGTATTTGTGAAGTATGCATCACCCAACTCCGTAATGCATCAAATTTTAAGAAGCAGGTGCTTCATACAGAAAAACAGTTTAAGAAAAGATTGCAGGACAAGCTTTTCAAAA GTAGCATTGTGAAGGTGGAAGTCCCAGGGCCTGATGACGACGCCCTGGAATCGGACAATGATAACAATGATGATTTCTCGGGCACTG aataCGACGTCCCGATCAAAGAGGAGGAGCCGGCTGACGAGCCGAAGCCCAGAAAGCGGGCGGCCAGGGCGACCACCTCCCGCGCCAAGAAGTCTAAGACCGAGCGCGGTGAAACATCCACGAAAC GTGGTCGACgtgttaaaaaagaaagagacaGATTTCAAAACGAAGTCAAAGAAGGAGAAATAAGATCACCTTTCAAAGAAACTCTAAGCGAAAAAAAGGCTAAAAGAGAGGAGTTAAAGAAGCATCATATGAACTTGAAAATGATACTGCAATTTTCGAACGCAACACCCATACGGTGCTATGGAGGACTAGGGTACTCCTGTTTCTTCTGCGATCAGCAGTTTCCAAAACCAGCTGATTTGAAAAAACACACAGATGGCACGCACTCTACTGTACATAATCTCCAGTTCAAGAAAAGGGGTTTGGGTGATTACTTTGTTAAGTTAGATATAACAGCGCTTCGATGCAAATTATGCCAGCAAAATGTTGAAGATATAAAAACACTTATGGATCATTTGAATTCAGTAcatgataagaaaatatatatgaatctGAAAGATTATATCCTTGCCTTTAAATTCGATACTGAGGAGCTAAAATGTCATGTTTGTTCCAACATGTTCacgaaattcaaaaaattacaagaacACATGAACGCGCATTACAGAAATTTCGTGTGCGATATTTGTGACGCCGGCTTTGTTAATGAGAGACACCTGCTGACGCACAAGGAGTGTCACATCTTAGGGACGTTCAACTGCAGTTTTTGTGACAAAGTTTACGACACGGACAGGAAGAAAAAGTTGCACGAAAAGGCGGTGCACAGCGtcatatcaaaaaatatgaatcgCTGCGGCTGTTGTAATCAAACTTTCAAGTCTTACCTCTCGAAGCAGAAGCATTTGGTCGAAGCACATGGAGTGCCAGAGCTGAAGATTAAATGCCAGGCTTGTGAAAAAGTGTTCACGAGTAGAAGGATGTTCACTGTACATATGAAACGTGATCATTTGCTAGAGAGACCTCATAAGTGTTCACAGTGCGACAAGAGTTTCTCTAGTTCTTTCACATTGTCAAACCACATGCTGACGCATACGGGGCTGAAGTTGTTCAAATGTGAAGTCTGCAAGAAGTCTTACGGAAGGAAGAAGACATTGAGGGAGCACATGAGAATCCATAACGATGATCGGAGATTTAAATGTGAACATTGTGGGCAAGCGTTTATACAGAAGTGCAGTTTGAAAGGACATTTGAGTTCAAAGCACGGGTTAACGCTATGA
- the LOC106130076 gene encoding zinc finger protein ZFP2 isoform X4 — protein MDSRINNGICRCCASEGTFKDLATTYHWMGEEEIYAEMLKECFDIQLSAAEDSEQGGICEVCITQLRNASNFKKQVLHTEKQFKKRLQDKLFKSSIVKVEVPGPDDDALESDNDNNDDFSGTEYDVPIKEEEPADEPKPRKRAARATTSRAKKSKTERGETSTKRDYDKGGKVFHLLDSDPAFTKTSKDSKDLIKLFRNSKAESMCELQLHLLNLKKILRYSNATILQSCTEAGYSCFFCEQRFSDPADLKNHNMKDHINPKINFAKISLRNYLVKLDITELRCKLCDLNIDTVETLMQHLKAVHEYNLYVGLKNYLMSFKFDTDELKCAICSKKFKSFKILMVHMNSHNRNFVCNICDEGFVNHSRLSKHKIIHETGTFKCDTCSKVFDTLGKWRQHEAHVHKMIHKHRCRYCDETFKEHHYKKKHLVEKHGYTPEEFPCNACDKVFTRKVSFNLHMRRDHLLERPFQCMECPKNFSAKVGLENHRLTHLPMKMFQCELCKKSYTTKKSIKQHMKIHNDDRRWKCEHCLQAFVQKCSLKLHLKTKHNVIM, from the exons atggACTCTAGAATAAACAATGGCATTTGCCGGTGTTGTGCTTCAGAAGGAACTTTTAAAGATTTGGCAACCACCTATCATTGGATGGGCGAGGAAGAAATTTATGCCGAAATGTTGAAAGAATGTTTTGATATTCAA CTCAGTGCTGCGGAAGACAGCGAACAAGGCGGTATTTGTGAAGTATGCATCACCCAACTCCGTAATGCATCAAATTTTAAGAAGCAGGTGCTTCATACAGAAAAACAGTTTAAGAAAAGATTGCAGGACAAGCTTTTCAAAA GTAGCATTGTGAAGGTGGAAGTCCCAGGGCCTGATGACGACGCCCTGGAATCGGACAATGATAACAATGATGATTTCTCGGGCACTG aataCGACGTCCCGATCAAAGAGGAGGAGCCGGCTGACGAGCCGAAGCCCAGAAAGCGGGCGGCCAGGGCGACCACCTCCCGCGCCAAGAAGTCTAAGACCGAGCGCGGTGAAACATCCACGAAAC GTGACTACGATAAGGGCGGTAAAGTTTTCCATCTTTTGGACTCCGATCCGGCTTTCACGAAAACCTCGAAGGACAGTAAGGATTTGATAAAACTGTTTCGCAATTCTAAGGCAGAGTCCATGTGCGAATTGCAGCTTCACCTGTTGAATTTAAAGAAGATATTGAGATATTCCAATGCTACTATCCTTCAAAGCTGCACAGAGGCCGGGTACAGCTGTTTCTTCTGCGAACAGCGCTTTAGTGACCCGGCCGATCTTAAAAATCACAATATGAAAGACCATATCAatccaaaaattaatttcgctAAAATTTCGCTAAGAAACTATCTTGTCAAATTGGACATAACCGAGTTGCGTTGTAAACTTTGCGATCTGAATATCGATACAGTTGAGACGCTTATGCAACATCTGAAAGCGGTACACGAATATAACTTGTACGTGGGCTTGAAAAATTACCTCATGTCGTTCAAATTTGATACCGACGAACTAAAATGCGCGATTTGCTCGAAGAAattcaaatcttttaaaattctaaTGGTGCACATGAACTCGCATAATAGGAATTTCGTTTGTAATATTTGCGATGAAGGGTTCGTCAACCATTCGAGACTGAGCaagcataaaataatacatgaaACAGGCACTTTTAAATGTGACACGTGCTCGAAAGTTTTCGACACTTTGGGTAAATGGAGGCAGCACGAGGCTCATGTACATAAAATGATTCATAAACACCGGTGCAGATATTGCGACGAAACTTTCAAGGAACATCATTACAAGAAGAAACATTTGGTAGAGAAACATGGATATACTCCTGAGGAGTTCCCTTGCAACGCTTGCGATAAGGTGTTCACAAGGAAAGTGAGTTTTAATCTCCACATGAGACGTGATCACTTACTGGAAAGGCCATTTCAATGCATGGAGTGTCCTAAAAATTTCTCGGCTAAAGTCGGTTTAGAGAATCATAGGTTGACGCATTTGCCAATGAAGATGTTCCAATGTGAGCTGTGTAAAAAGTCCTATACGACCAAGAAAAGTATTAAACAGCACATGAAGATACACAATGATGATAGGAGATGGAAGTGTGAGCACTGCCTGCAGGCGTTTGTTCAGAAATGTAGTCTTAAGTTGCATTTGAAAACCAAGCACAACGTTATTATGTGa
- the LOC106130076 gene encoding zinc finger protein 273 isoform X5, which produces MDSRINNGICRCCASEGTFKDLATTYHWMGEEEIYAEMLKECFDIQLSAAEDSEQGGICEVCITQLRNASNFKKQVLHTEKQFKKRLQDKLFKSSIVKVEVPGPDDDALESDNDNNDDFSGTEYDVPIKEEEPADEPKPRKRAARATTSRAKKSKTERGETSTKRGLRSGMQQEKVRKKPLLRLKIEEDKAKLILIKNDLMSKHRRNITEILLHSNATPIYNNTGLGYSCCYCRKNYLNPADLKKHTLDTHDDNEKSKLIPEKEQLNRFYVKMDITNLKCTLCESELDTIELLLDHFQIIHKMKIHTDINNHCVPIKFDGDVLKCYICSNVFNKFKILLEHMNAHCRNYICEDCDSGFINKRKLLSHRSCHKLGEFKCDFCPKSFNTYRKKKLHEKAVHIYLNLLHKCAFCNEKFTGTKSKADHMTAVHGVKKVTVKCRACDKVFNSMNELRIHTKRDHLMERHHKCPDCDMRFFSKHELTEHKVKHSGERNFQCNVCLKSYGRRKTLTEHMRIHANDRRFKCEYCGQAFVQKCSWAGHMRSKHRDIDG; this is translated from the exons atggACTCTAGAATAAACAATGGCATTTGCCGGTGTTGTGCTTCAGAAGGAACTTTTAAAGATTTGGCAACCACCTATCATTGGATGGGCGAGGAAGAAATTTATGCCGAAATGTTGAAAGAATGTTTTGATATTCAA CTCAGTGCTGCGGAAGACAGCGAACAAGGCGGTATTTGTGAAGTATGCATCACCCAACTCCGTAATGCATCAAATTTTAAGAAGCAGGTGCTTCATACAGAAAAACAGTTTAAGAAAAGATTGCAGGACAAGCTTTTCAAAA GTAGCATTGTGAAGGTGGAAGTCCCAGGGCCTGATGACGACGCCCTGGAATCGGACAATGATAACAATGATGATTTCTCGGGCACTG aataCGACGTCCCGATCAAAGAGGAGGAGCCGGCTGACGAGCCGAAGCCCAGAAAGCGGGCGGCCAGGGCGACCACCTCCCGCGCCAAGAAGTCTAAGACCGAGCGCGGTGAAACATCCACGAAAC GTGGCCTACGGTCCGGCATGCAACAAGAAAAAGTAAGAAAGAAACCTCTTCTAAGATTAAAAATAGAGGAAGATAAAGCCAAGCttatattgattaaaaacGATTTGATGAGTAAACATAGGAGAAACATTACAGAAATACTGCTCCATTCGAACGCTACGCCCATATATAACAACACTGGCCTCGGGTATTCATGCTGTTACTGtcgcaaaaattatttaaatccaGCTGATCTGAAGAAACATACGTTAGACACACACGATGATAATGAAAAATCTAAACTGATACCAGAAAAGGAACAATTGAAtagattttatgttaaaatggATATCACAAATCTGAAATGTACTTTATGCGAATCAGAATTGGATACTATAGAACTGCTTTTAGATCATTTCCAAATAATTCATAagatgaaaatacatacagataTAAATAATCACTGTGTGCCGATCAAGTTTGATGGCGATGTGCTCAAATGCTATATATGCTCAAAcgttttcaataaattcaaGATTCTCTTAGAGCATATGAATGCACACTGTAGAAATTATATCTGCGAAGACTGTGACTCTGGTTTCATTAACAAACGTAAGTTATTATCCCACAGAAGTTGTCACAAACTTGGGGAGTTCAAATGCGATTTCTGCCCAAAATCATTCAACACATACCGTAAAAAGAAACTGCACGAGAAAGCTGTGCACATATATTTGAATCTGTTGCACAAATGCgctttttgtaatgaaaaatttaccGGTACGAAGAGCAAAGCTGATCATATGACGGCTGTTCACGGAGTGAAGAAAGTCACAGTGAAATGCCGGGCTTGCGATAAAGTGTTCAACAGTATGAACGAATTGAGGATTCACACTAAAAGGGATCACTTGATGGAAAGGCATCACAAGTGTCCAGATTGCGACATGAGGTTCTTTTCGAAACACGAGTTGACAGAACATAAAGTTAAGCATAGCGGCGAAAGGAACTTTCAATGCAACGTGTGCTTGAAGTCTTACGGTAGGAGAAAGACGCTGACCGAGCATATGAGAATACACGCGAATGATAGGAGGTTTAAGTGCGAATATTGTGGTCAGGCGTTTGTGCAGAAGTGCAGCTGGGCCGGCCACATGAGGTCGAAGCATCGGGATATAGACGGATAG
- the LOC106130076 gene encoding zinc finger protein 729 isoform X3: MDSRINNGICRCCASEGTFKDLATTYHWMGEEEIYAEMLKECFDIQLSAAEDSEQGGICEVCITQLRNASNFKKQVLHTEKQFKKRLQDKLFKSSIVKVEVPGPDDDALESDNDNNDDFSGTEYDVPIKEEEPADEPKPRKRAARATTSRAKKSKTERGETSTKRHHGITIKVEKIEVKKSTWQNRLPKNEMVNNKLRRNSDDEKSIEMIAINEIHKHKTNIKEIIMNSNATPIRGHAGIGYVCSFCPEQFPDPANLKTHTSLNHPDISKAYFMKETLFDFYVKLDITGLHCNICDGNIDTIDGLINHLAEEHCIKVYKGVTNRFLPFKFDTECLQCCICFNAFNKFKTLLSHVYTSHFRNYICDVCEAGFVNLRNLKGHKISHQIGSFKCDLCPKIYKTKSAKTMHEKLAHSNKNKLFKCGYCRETFKWFQTKEKHLADVHGVKSSGLKCHACDRTFSTRSSYTIHQKRDHLMHKPHACVRCDMKFSTTTELKNHMVSHTGVRSFKCEVCLKAYPRKKTLTEHMRIHNNDRRFKCEHCGQAFVQKCSWRSHMRSKHDETL, translated from the exons atggACTCTAGAATAAACAATGGCATTTGCCGGTGTTGTGCTTCAGAAGGAACTTTTAAAGATTTGGCAACCACCTATCATTGGATGGGCGAGGAAGAAATTTATGCCGAAATGTTGAAAGAATGTTTTGATATTCAA CTCAGTGCTGCGGAAGACAGCGAACAAGGCGGTATTTGTGAAGTATGCATCACCCAACTCCGTAATGCATCAAATTTTAAGAAGCAGGTGCTTCATACAGAAAAACAGTTTAAGAAAAGATTGCAGGACAAGCTTTTCAAAA GTAGCATTGTGAAGGTGGAAGTCCCAGGGCCTGATGACGACGCCCTGGAATCGGACAATGATAACAATGATGATTTCTCGGGCACTG aataCGACGTCCCGATCAAAGAGGAGGAGCCGGCTGACGAGCCGAAGCCCAGAAAGCGGGCGGCCAGGGCGACCACCTCCCGCGCCAAGAAGTCTAAGACCGAGCGCGGTGAAACATCCACGAAAC gtCACCACGGGATAACAATCAAAGTTGAAAAGATTGAGGTTAAGAAAAGCACTTGGCAAAACAGATTACCTAAAAACGAAATggtgaataataaattacgaaGGAATAGTGATGATGAGAAATCAATTGAGATGATAGCAATTAATGAAATCCACAAACACAAAACTAATATAaaggaaataataatgaaCTCGAATGCAACGCCCATAAGAGGTCACGCTGGGATAGGTTATGTGTGCAGTTTCTGCCCGGAACAATTCCCAGATCCAGCAAATCTAAAGACCCATACATCATTAAACCATCCTGATATTTCTAAAGCTTACTTCATGAAAGAGACACTTTtcgatttttatgttaaactgGATATAACTGGTTTACATTGTAACATTTGCGATGGAAATATAGACACAATAGATGGATTGATAAATCATTTGGCTGAAGAACACTgtattaaagtttataaggGCGTTACAAATCGCTTTTTGCCGTTCAAATTTGACACCGAATGTCTTCAGTGCTGCATCTGTTTCAATGCtttcaacaaatttaaaacgcTCTTATCACACGTTTACACATCACACTTTAGGAATTACATTTGCGACGTCTGTGAAGCCGGATTCGTCAATCTCCGTAATTTGAAAGGTCACAAGATATCCCATCAAATCGGATCATTCAAATGTGACCTATGTCcgaaaatatacaaaacaaaatcggCGAAAACTATGCATGAAAAACTGGCgcatagtaataaaaataaactgttcAAATGTGGATACTGCAGAGAGACCTTCAAATGGTTTCAAACTAAAGAAAAGCATTTGGCCGACGTGCACGGGGTGAAATCCAGTGGATTGAAATGTCACGCTTGTGACAGGACGTTTTCAACTCGTTCGAGTTACACGATCCATCAGAAAAGAGATCATTTGATGCACAAACCTCACGCGTGCGTTCGATGCGATATGAAGTTCTCCACGACAACTGAATTGAAAAATCACATGGTGTCGCATACTGGCGTGCGGTCTTTCAAATGTGAGGTGTGCTTGAAGGCGTACCCGAGAAAGAAGACGCTGACGGAGCACATGCGGATACACAATAACGACAGGCGGTTCAAATGCGAGCACTGTGGACAGGCGTTCGTGCAAAAATGCAGCTGGAGAAGCCACATGAGATCCAAGCATGATGAGACCCTGTAA
- the LOC106130076 gene encoding zinc finger protein 678 isoform X7, with amino-acid sequence MDSRINNGICRCCASEGTFKDLATTYHWMGEEEIYAEMLKECFDIQLSAAEDSEQGGICEVCITQLRNASNFKKQVLHTEKQFKKRLQDKLFKSSIVKVEVPGPDDDALESDNDNNDDFSGTEYDVPIKEEEPADEPKPRKRAARATTSRAKKSKTERGETSTKRSRRIDAKLVKTSMKILNETENRSLMTKLKTDKKLANADELKKHYVNINEIMKNSNATPIKSRGGIGYTCCYCPEQFPDPADLKKHSINEHNDISKACFMQRKRLFEYNVRLDITRLKCKICNDSIENVEIFLKHLNEKHDIKVFLDIKSRILPFKFETESLQCFMCLNVFNKFKTLLEHMNSHYSNYFCAICNAGFVNLRQLALHKTLHITGSYFCAKTFDKLAKQQGHEKAVHKYRKMFKCGYCSERFSLLRIKEEHISSVHGIKTSPFKCQACEKEFVSLKRLYYHTKRDHLMERTHACSDCEKSFFSASQLKDHRLSHTGVKEYHCDVCNKSYGRKYTLTEHMRIHADDRRFKCEHCEQAFVQKCSWKSHMRAKHGALV; translated from the exons atggACTCTAGAATAAACAATGGCATTTGCCGGTGTTGTGCTTCAGAAGGAACTTTTAAAGATTTGGCAACCACCTATCATTGGATGGGCGAGGAAGAAATTTATGCCGAAATGTTGAAAGAATGTTTTGATATTCAA CTCAGTGCTGCGGAAGACAGCGAACAAGGCGGTATTTGTGAAGTATGCATCACCCAACTCCGTAATGCATCAAATTTTAAGAAGCAGGTGCTTCATACAGAAAAACAGTTTAAGAAAAGATTGCAGGACAAGCTTTTCAAAA GTAGCATTGTGAAGGTGGAAGTCCCAGGGCCTGATGACGACGCCCTGGAATCGGACAATGATAACAATGATGATTTCTCGGGCACTG aataCGACGTCCCGATCAAAGAGGAGGAGCCGGCTGACGAGCCGAAGCCCAGAAAGCGGGCGGCCAGGGCGACCACCTCCCGCGCCAAGAAGTCTAAGACCGAGCGCGGTGAAACATCCACGAAAC GTAGTCGTCGGATTGACGCAAAACTCGTGAAAACTTCAATGAAAATCCTTAATGAGACCGAAAATAGAAGTTTAATGACAAAGTTgaagacagacaagaaattggCAAATGCTGACGAgctaaaaaaacattacgtTAATATAAATGAGATTATGAAAAATTCTAACGCCACACCTATTAAGAGTCGTGGCGGGATCGGCTACACTTGCTGCTACTGCCCGGAGCAGTTCCCCGATCCTGCTGATCTCAAAAAACATAGTATTAACGAACATAATGATATCTCAAAAGCATGCTTTATGCAAAGAAAGAGGTTATTCGAATATAATGTTAGACTAGACATCACCCGGCTTAAATGTAAAATCTGTAACGATTCTATAGAGAATGTTGAAATTTTTCTCAAACACCTAAATGAGAAACACGATATTAAAGTGTTTTTAGATATTAAAAGTCGCATATTGCCGTTCAAGTTTGAGACGGAAAGTCTGCAGTGTTTCATgtgtttaaatgtttttaacaaGTTCAAGACTCTGCTAGAACACATGAATTCTCAttatagtaattatttttgcgcGATTTGCAACGCAGGCTTCGTTAATTTGCGGCAGTTAGCTCTTCATAagacacttcatatcactgGCTCATACTTTTGCGCCAAAACATTCGACAAGTTGGCAAAACAACAGGGGCATGAAAAAgcagtacataaatataggaaaatgtttaaatgtgGATACTGCAGTGAAAGATTTTCGTTGTTACGTATTAAAGAAGAACATATATCATCGGTTCACGGTATTAAGACGTCACCGTTCAAATGCCAAGCTTGCGAGAAAgaatttgtttctttaaagAGGTTGTATTACCACACAAAGAGAGATCATCTAATGGAGAGAACGCACGCTTGTAGCGACTGTgagaaatcttttttttcagCATCTCAGTTGAAGGATCACAGGCTATCGCATACAGGTGTGAAGGAATATCATTGTGATGTGTGTAATAAGTCTTACGGGAGGAAATACACTCTGACGGAGCATATGAGGATTCATGCTGATGATAGGCGGTTTAAATGCGAACATTGCGAACAGGCGTTTGTGCAGAAGTGCAGTTGGAAGAGTCACATGCGAGCGAAGCATGGGGCATTGgtctaa
- the LOC106130076 gene encoding zinc finger protein draculin isoform X8, which yields MDSRINNGICRCCASEGTFKDLATTYHWMGEEEIYAEMLKECFDIQLSAAEDSEQGGICEVCITQLRNASNFKKQVLHTEKQFKKRLQDKLFKSSIVKVEVPGPDDDALESDNDNNDDFSGTEYDVPIKEEEPADEPKPRKRAARATTSRAKKSKTERGETSTKRGQRSGNVEEKLSTNKTQQVNRLVLKDIMRKQKNNVTQILLNSNATPIFNSTGLGYTCSYCRENYMNPSDLKKHTLKTHNDVEKSKLVEKDNWNKFYVKMDITDLQCTICDSAVDDIESLLEHLHSDHDIKIHTDIKNHCLPLKFEGDELKCHKCSSVFHAFKILLEHMNTHCRNYICDVCDAGFINQRKLVSHKKCHELGSGSLDCEVCCKSFDTLHKKNMHVKQVHVLLNLCHKCNICDKKFTTMISKDNHMAAVHGVIKNKAKCVACDKEFANTRSLRVHIKRDHLLERNYQCPDCESNFFTKTELSDHTLKHSKEKNFKCDVCLKRFGRKFNLKQHMRIHTSNKRFKCEYCDQKFAYQCTLKSHLKSKHNDLL from the exons atggACTCTAGAATAAACAATGGCATTTGCCGGTGTTGTGCTTCAGAAGGAACTTTTAAAGATTTGGCAACCACCTATCATTGGATGGGCGAGGAAGAAATTTATGCCGAAATGTTGAAAGAATGTTTTGATATTCAA CTCAGTGCTGCGGAAGACAGCGAACAAGGCGGTATTTGTGAAGTATGCATCACCCAACTCCGTAATGCATCAAATTTTAAGAAGCAGGTGCTTCATACAGAAAAACAGTTTAAGAAAAGATTGCAGGACAAGCTTTTCAAAA GTAGCATTGTGAAGGTGGAAGTCCCAGGGCCTGATGACGACGCCCTGGAATCGGACAATGATAACAATGATGATTTCTCGGGCACTG aataCGACGTCCCGATCAAAGAGGAGGAGCCGGCTGACGAGCCGAAGCCCAGAAAGCGGGCGGCCAGGGCGACCACCTCCCGCGCCAAGAAGTCTAAGACCGAGCGCGGTGAAACATCCACGAAAC gtGGCCAACGGAGCGGTAACGTGGAAGAAAAATTGAGCACTAATAAAACACAGCAAGTAAACAGGCTTGTTTTGAAAGATATTATgcgtaaacaaaaaaacaatgttacaCAAATATTACTCAATTCTAATGCAACACCTATATTTAACAGCACCGGTCTTGGATACACTTGTAGTTATTGTAGGGAAAATTATATGAATCCAAGTGatctaaaaaaacatacattgaAGACGCATAATGATGTTGAGAAATCTAAACTGGTAGAGAAGGACAAttggaataaattttatgttaaaatggATATAACAGACCTGCAATGTACCATATGTGACTCTGCAGTCGATGATATAGAGTCGCTTTTGGAACATCTCCATTCAGATCATGACATTAAAATCCATACGGATATCAAAAATCATTGCCTCCCATTAAAATTCGAGGGTGATGAACTGAAATGTCACAAATGTTCCAGTGTTTTCCATgcattcaaaattttacttgAACACATGAATACTCACTGCAGAAATTATATATGCGACGTGTGTGATGCGGGATTTATAAATCAAAGGAAGTTAGTAAGCCATAAAAAGTGTCACGAGTTAGGAAGCGGCAGCTTAGATTGCGAAGTATGCTGCAAAAGTTTTGACACGTTACACAAGAAGAATATGCATGTAAAGCAGGTGcatgtacttttaaatttatgccATAAGTGTaatatttgtgataaaaagttCACGACTATGATAAGCAAAGATAATCATATGGCTGCTGTTCATGGCGTGATAAAGAATAAAGCGAAATGCGTGGCTTGTGACAAGGAGTTTGCTAATACGAGGAGTTTGAGGGTACATATAAAAAGGGATCATTTATTGGAGCGGAATTACCAATGTCCCGATTGCGAAAGCAATTTTTTCACTAAAACTGAATTATCTGATCACACACTCAAGCACAGTAAGGAAAAGAATTTTAAGTGTGATGTATGCTTAAAGCGCTTTGGAAGGAAGTTTAATTTGAAGCAACATATGAGGATCCACACGAGTAATAAAAGATTCAAATGCGAGTACTGTGATCAGAAGTTCGCGTACCAGTGCACTTTAAAAAGTCACTTGAAATCGAAGCACAATGATTTACTTTAG